The Drosophila biarmipes strain raj3 chromosome X, RU_DBia_V1.1, whole genome shotgun sequence genome includes the window AGTGTCATTATTGACATAGGTGCTAGAATAAATTCTGATATTTTAAGTCAGAAATTCTATTGGGTTGTTTCATGAACCCTAAACAGTTGGACATTGCATGCTCGCTCTCGGAGGTGGACTTTCTATTCAAAGTTTTGATAGACCCACAATCGTTTCCAGCACTTCAACCGCATTTTGATCGGTGGCTGCGGCAGGTAAGTTGGCATCAGCAATCCCGCCAGCTCGAGGTGAAGGAACTGCCCCAAGGTTCAAACTGAAAACTCACCCTACTGCCCACAGCGGTTTCCGGTGAACGGCACTCTCCTGCAGCGGTGAATAGCTCGAATAGCTCGGGTCGGCGCAAGAGCACGGTCACACGCGAGTGTGGTGGGTGCCCCGGCTAGCGGCAGTGGCGGTTCGAGTTCCAGCGTTCCCAAGTCGCCGATAGACCACCGCCGCCAGCTTGGCACTCATCGATCGCCTATCGATGCATCGATAATTCGCGGTCGCACTCTGTACACTGTTGCATTTGCATTCGCCAAAAAAAAGGGATAAAAGAGCTGGGCGAAAATGCCAACCGAATTGGTGGGCCAAAATCGAGTGAATCCCATCTAAAGCAGCGTTTAAGCACCGAGGCGTGCCCGagcgaggagcagcagctgacCACCAGCGGACGAGGTAGTAAGAGAAGTGCATCGTTCAGCGCACAGCGTTCAGCACCCTGCACTCTGCATTCTGCATTCTGCGTTCTGGCGGACATGAACGACGAAATCGTGCGCGAGCAGCGCGGCGGCGAGGAGTCCTCGTCCTCCGTCTTGCCAAAAACTGCAGCGGCATCGATGACGTTGGCCTCGGCGGCCTCGGCCTTGGAATCGCAGgcgcattcgcattcgcacACGACCAGCCCAGCCGCCAGCAGCGCCAGTCCCTGCAGCAACCCCCCCACCATTGGAGCAGCTACCTCTCCGTCGCCGTCTCCGTTGGCGTCCGGCGGGCAGAAGAAGCCCCCgatgcagcaggagcagcagcagcagcagcagcagcagcagcagcagccgctgcCGCAATTGAACGCCACCGATATGCGCGAACTGCGCGAAATCAAGCAGTTGCTGTGGGGCGACAATGTGCGCGAAGATGTATTCAAGCGTTGGTCTCAAGGTAACCACCCAATCAACAGCCCCATCCCCGTTACCGTCGCCACCACTGCCCTTGCACTGTGCACCACCCACTGCAGGCGAGAAAGCGCGCCCTTTTTGCTCCCAGCCATGGTGATGGCCCGTGGAAGTGGGGGACGGGCACCCGAAGGCTTGGATGGAGCTGGTGTCTCATCTTGGAACACTCCATCCTATCAGTAGGGTCGACTCCTTCTTTCGCAGTTAGCCAGCACATTCAGTAGGTTAATCTGGAGCAGAGCAATTCAAAGAATGCCAAGTTAATGGCCGAGCATAACACCAAGCAGCCTATTCACACAGTACCCAATATTTCAGTTGGTTCGtctgcatatatatatgtttggAACTCAAAAAGGATTCGTGTTAAACGACAACAAATTCTTCTTTCCCTAAGCATTGACTTCTGAGCCCCTTGTAGGTTTATTTAGTTAAACCTATCGCAGGCCGCTTTGCCAACTAAACAACTCTCTTTTATACAATCAGATGGGGTAAAGTAATCCGGGTAATATTTCAACTAATCGCAGGTCGTGTTCTAAATTAATGTTGTTTCATGTTTAAGCAACAGAAGTTCTTTGTCAAAGTAGTCcctcttttttatattttaatttttagtttttccttGTAACAAGATTTATTCATGTTATTGTATATCTTTATTGTTTTGGAGCCCGTAAAAACTCAAGGGAATACAGCTTTAAACCCTTTTTGATGGCTTGCTTTTCGCAAAGTTAGTAACTCCTAAACATACTCTCCAATGGTCTACTCCTTAATCACAAGTGGAAGACAATAATTCGATTACAAGCAATGAAATAGTTAATCCTCAATGTATATATGCGCTCTCAGATTTGTATCTCGCACTTATGACCACAACACTAACCCGCACCTAACCCCCTGCAGGATTCGAGTTTAGTAAAGTGGAACCGTCGGCGTTAGTCCAAAAACAAGGCGGTCCTTGTGCTGTGATAGCGCCGGTGCAGGCGTACTTGCTTAAGATAATTATCATGGACATGCCGGGCGTCAAGCTGTCGGAGGTGGGTACACTGCTGCCGGCACTTCCTGGAGCCCCAGTCTAATCTCCGTCCATCTCTCTCGCCACTCAGATTCCCAACGACAAGTGCCAGAACCTGCTGATCCAGGCGCTGTGCAACATCCTGAAGAACTGTCGGGCGCCACGCTACCGCATCGTCCATCTCCTGCGCCGTCGCGGCAACGCCACGGAGGATGGTTCAACCAAAGAGCGCTCACCAGCTGCTGAGGCCGAATCTGCTTCTGCTTGTGCTGCGGCTGGCCCAGTCGGATCGATGGAGGAGGCGGCCGGCGGCGTGGAGCTGGCGGCCGAGGCCACACCCGGCTCGGTCAACGAGTGGCTGCAGGAGCAGCTGTCCAATCTGGATCCGCACCGAGAGCTGTCGCCGGATGAGTTCCACGAGCGCCTCCACACGCTCCACTTCGAGGACATCGGCGCAGTGGCCCGCTACTACGTGGAGAACTACGGCCAGCTGGCGCACACCTACGGCGTGCTGCTCTTCATGTACTCGGTGTTCCTGACCAAGGGCTCGGAGCTGGTGGCCGCCGACATATCGGACACGTCGGAGCCCCTCATACACAGCACCTACGGCTACGGCGGCCAGTCGCTGATCAATCTGATGCTAACGGGTCGCGCCGTCGCCCACGTCTGGGATAACGAGCAGGATGTCGGCGGCCTGAAGCTGCGCGGCATCTGCGAGCAGAGCGACATCGGGTTCATAACGCTGATGGAGCAGATGCGCTACTGCACCGTGGGCTCGTTCTTCAAGAACCCACGCTACCCCGTCTGGGTGATGGGCTCCGATACGCATTTAACCGGTGAGTCATCCCGGTAGTCAACCTTTTGATCACAG containing:
- the LOC108027592 gene encoding ubiquitin carboxyl-terminal hydrolase MINDY-3 homolog: MNDEIVREQRGGEESSSSVLPKTAAASMTLASAASALESQAHSHSHTTSPAASSASPCSNPPTIGAATSPSPSPLASGGQKKPPMQQEQQQQQQQQQQQPLPQLNATDMRELREIKQLLWGDNVREDVFKRWSQGFEFSKVEPSALVQKQGGPCAVIAPVQAYLLKIIIMDMPGVKLSEIPNDKCQNLLIQALCNILKNCRAPRYRIVHLLRRRGNATEDGSTKERSPAAEAESASACAAAGPVGSMEEAAGGVELAAEATPGSVNEWLQEQLSNLDPHRELSPDEFHERLHTLHFEDIGAVARYYVENYGQLAHTYGVLLFMYSVFLTKGSELVAADISDTSEPLIHSTYGYGGQSLINLMLTGRAVAHVWDNEQDVGGLKLRGICEQSDIGFITLMEQMRYCTVGSFFKNPRYPVWVMGSDTHLTVLFSNEKRLVSPETPSETGRRIFKSYDPEGNNFISTTMLREVLAALNLVSEPAYVALMQKRLDPENLGIILLNAFMDEFFPLERRSTPDTFELMHYNGIPGSNESNKVRYYCGSAILLEGDLKSICTSNPMVTCLQTKWPNIEINWHDAHMPSLN